One Fibrobacter sp. UWB10 DNA segment encodes these proteins:
- a CDS encoding FRG domain-containing protein encodes MQIKTADILEIKSIIQPSCNRLCRGQSNEEWPLNCSFFRNNPDEYVTCQDLFGMTWNASDENLLKTTFPSILDNSAIKAFPHLGFLVQLQQNYNRSTPLLDVSYDIFMPLFCACGGGKENMDKNGKIFIIEYCEYASVYGKLDNPEMNVLNNENMPIYNDRMRIQSGAMIKTCVFLGGKLHFCDISKANNKRVCEFIIPKELKPLILKNLKCELKTNDLEEYFYGYITKSPPQN; translated from the coding sequence ATGCAAATCAAAACTGCGGATATATTAGAAATAAAAAGTATTATTCAACCAAGTTGCAATCGACTCTGTCGAGGACAGTCAAATGAAGAGTGGCCACTAAATTGTTCTTTTTTTAGAAACAATCCAGATGAATATGTTACGTGTCAAGATTTATTTGGCATGACTTGGAATGCTTCAGATGAAAACCTTCTAAAAACCACGTTCCCTTCTATTTTAGATAACAGTGCAATTAAAGCTTTCCCCCATCTTGGTTTTTTGGTGCAATTGCAACAAAATTACAACCGTTCTACGCCATTATTAGATGTATCGTACGACATCTTTATGCCTTTATTTTGTGCATGTGGTGGGGGAAAAGAGAATATGGATAAAAATGGAAAAATTTTTATCATTGAGTATTGCGAATATGCCAGTGTATATGGTAAGCTAGATAATCCTGAAATGAATGTATTAAACAATGAAAATATGCCTATATACAATGATAGAATGCGTATACAATCCGGCGCTATGATTAAAACATGTGTTTTTTTAGGCGGAAAATTACACTTTTGCGATATTTCAAAAGCTAATAATAAGCGAGTGTGTGAGTTCATAATACCTAAAGAATTAAAACCACTAATATTAAAAAATTTGAAATGCGAGTTAAAAACAAATGATTTAGAAGAATACTTTTATGGTTATATAACTAAATCCCCACCTCAAAATTAG
- a CDS encoding DUF1302 family protein translates to MSKFWWLAIGMAAATAFAQESPFQFNGFVDTYHAVQTKHPHDFTTSRTRLRAELRVDYENAYLFTSLNGVHNSILEDRTGIQLQEAYFNYQNDFVEFKAGRQIVVWGVADGLRVTDLISPVDYTEFMSSDYDDMRMAVDGFRIKYPGERANAEIVYVPVPRYFQMPLGEDNPWRPNLPEKAGLDFPEGPDAKFKNGDFGTRVSFFLSNLDFSISALHTHNQSPVSVVEPVSMDSVVIHGIHESMTMIGGDMSMPIGEFVLRAEIAEYFGEALGYANSLDYARKNTFNALGGIDWYAGDNWTFMVQYLHKYIADYSHNLAAEKNSSEMTFRISKELLNNTLKLSLYGVFDIDNLGYYCRASGDYAVTDQVMISLGYDHFGGKRGQLAGYDKNREIWAKAKYYF, encoded by the coding sequence ATGTCTAAATTCTGGTGGTTAGCGATCGGAATGGCGGCAGCGACCGCCTTCGCCCAAGAAAGTCCGTTTCAATTCAACGGGTTCGTGGATACGTATCATGCGGTGCAGACAAAGCATCCGCACGACTTTACGACGTCGCGGACACGCCTGCGTGCTGAATTACGCGTGGATTACGAGAACGCCTACTTGTTCACCAGCCTAAATGGCGTGCATAACAGCATTCTCGAAGACCGCACCGGAATCCAGCTGCAAGAAGCGTATTTTAACTACCAGAATGACTTCGTAGAATTCAAGGCGGGCCGCCAGATTGTCGTGTGGGGCGTTGCCGACGGACTCCGCGTTACCGACCTGATTTCGCCTGTTGATTACACCGAATTCATGTCCAGCGATTACGACGACATGCGCATGGCCGTCGACGGTTTCCGCATCAAATACCCTGGCGAGCGCGCGAATGCCGAAATCGTTTACGTGCCCGTACCGCGATACTTCCAGATGCCCCTCGGCGAAGACAATCCCTGGCGTCCAAATCTGCCCGAGAAAGCAGGCCTCGATTTTCCTGAAGGCCCCGATGCCAAATTCAAGAACGGAGACTTCGGAACGCGCGTTTCGTTCTTCCTCTCGAATTTGGATTTCTCTATCTCGGCGCTCCATACGCACAACCAGTCGCCCGTTTCTGTCGTAGAACCCGTCAGCATGGATTCTGTCGTCATTCACGGCATTCATGAATCGATGACGATGATCGGCGGCGACATGTCGATGCCTATCGGCGAATTCGTGCTGCGTGCCGAAATCGCAGAATACTTTGGCGAAGCACTCGGTTATGCCAACAGCCTCGATTACGCCCGCAAGAACACGTTCAATGCGCTCGGTGGTATCGATTGGTACGCCGGTGACAACTGGACTTTCATGGTGCAGTATTTGCACAAGTACATCGCCGACTATTCGCACAACTTGGCCGCCGAAAAAAATTCTTCTGAAATGACTTTTCGCATTTCAAAGGAACTGCTGAACAACACGCTCAAACTTTCGCTCTATGGCGTATTCGACATCGACAACCTCGGCTACTACTGCCGCGCCTCGGGCGACTACGCCGTTACCGACCAAGTCATGATTTCGCTCGGTTACGACCACTTTGGCGGCAAGCGCGGGCAACTCGCAGGCTACGACAAGAACCGCGAAATCTGGGCGAAAGCGAAGTATTATTTCTAA
- a CDS encoding outer membrane lipoprotein-sorting protein: MVCAETLTGRDIIQKVHDRPDGDTRSSELSMTLVNKSGSKRERKITSFAMDVGKDTKQIMFFRYPNDVKGTGFLTVDYDDINKDDDKWLYLPAMKKTRRISGKSSKTDYFMGSDFTYDDVGQRNIDEDTHTFVREEKVDGIDCWVVESVPKKGDEIFSKKISWIRKDCLIAAKVEYYDKLGKLHRLLKVESVVQVDGFWAIGKMTMENVQANHKTILEFGDIKFNIPVDAKTFTVPRLERGL, translated from the coding sequence ATGGTGTGCGCAGAAACTTTAACCGGCCGCGACATTATACAGAAGGTACACGACCGCCCCGATGGCGACACGCGTAGTTCCGAACTTTCGATGACACTCGTAAACAAGAGCGGCAGCAAGCGCGAACGCAAGATCACCTCGTTTGCTATGGACGTGGGCAAGGACACCAAGCAGATTATGTTTTTCCGCTACCCCAACGACGTGAAGGGCACGGGATTCCTGACTGTCGATTACGACGACATCAACAAGGATGACGACAAGTGGCTTTACCTGCCTGCCATGAAAAAGACGCGCCGCATCAGCGGAAAGAGCTCCAAGACGGACTACTTCATGGGTTCCGACTTTACCTACGACGATGTGGGCCAGCGCAACATTGACGAAGACACGCATACATTCGTGCGCGAAGAAAAAGTCGATGGCATAGACTGCTGGGTCGTGGAATCCGTTCCGAAAAAGGGCGACGAAATTTTTTCGAAGAAAATTTCCTGGATTCGCAAGGATTGCTTGATTGCCGCCAAGGTGGAATACTACGACAAGCTTGGCAAACTGCACCGTTTGCTGAAGGTCGAAAGCGTCGTGCAGGTGGATGGTTTCTGGGCTATCGGCAAGATGACCATGGAAAACGTGCAAGCCAACCACAAGACTATCCTCGAATTTGGCGACATCAAGTTCAACATTCCGGTTGACGCAAAGACATTCACCGTTCCGCGCTTGGAAAGAGGACTCTAG
- a CDS encoding MMPL family transporter, giving the protein MSLPKINIEKINERFGRFGEFLLGHRAILLVAFVVLLAVSIVGMKKIYVEASWDSYFIEGDPMLVETDKFKETFGNDYFVGVLVESDHSILTPDNLKLLRELSNELRDSLSYSDGKATSIVDLEYMLGTEEGMEITQIVPEEIPTDEAGIAEIEKRLADKPELAKKLISSDRKQAFINIKLRPFPEDSVWKAEGEAKGEKAEAPDMQTGRETAEIIAKEKYAPLNPRATGMPYLSFEKMTYIGQEMGRIFIMTILCAIIVMFLVTRSLRGIVSPLITTFAGVIMTFGLVGYLGLYMDVTNIMVPVILAFAVSIAYNIHINSFFRKNMMLTGKRKESVLYAMRETGWSVLFSGLTTIVALLSFLSVMLKPIRSVGILSSIAIAFILLVALTVSPILLSFGKDKKPNAKVLERGDTRMGLILDSIGKFVLGHGKPIAIVFAIVTAISAFGLTKIEPAFDVERTMGRKVEYVNKMLYVAESEIGSFYSYDLVIDFGTNDKAKEVENLKKLEQLQDHAGKYPLTKRSTSILDIVKDLDRTLNENRQEKYAIPETEEEVAQLLLLYENAGGSEASYWMDYDYKKLRLMIEISSYNSNELQKEIEDLQNFARKLYPDAKVTAVGNLPQFTAMQQYLEVGQMTSFLISVVIVAVLLMIVFGSIRTGLIGMIPNIAPGIFVGGYLGLTDIPLDMMTATLIPMIIGLSVDDTIHFINHGHVEFDRTHDYRESILNVFRTAGPALVMTSIIMVATFAGFTTSAATQMFNFGFVVFIGLVSALLADLFVTPLLIKKFKIFGK; this is encoded by the coding sequence ATGAGCCTACCAAAGATCAACATTGAAAAAATCAACGAGCGATTCGGCCGTTTTGGCGAATTTTTGCTCGGTCACCGCGCCATTTTGCTGGTGGCGTTTGTCGTTTTGCTTGCGGTTTCGATCGTGGGCATGAAAAAAATCTACGTCGAAGCCTCGTGGGACAGCTACTTTATTGAGGGCGACCCGATGCTTGTCGAAACGGACAAGTTCAAGGAAACTTTCGGTAACGACTATTTCGTGGGCGTGCTGGTCGAAAGCGACCATTCCATCTTGACGCCGGACAACCTGAAGCTTTTGCGCGAACTTTCGAACGAACTGCGCGACAGCCTCTCGTATTCCGACGGCAAGGCGACTTCAATTGTCGATTTGGAATACATGCTCGGCACCGAAGAGGGCATGGAAATCACGCAGATTGTGCCCGAAGAAATCCCGACAGACGAGGCTGGCATTGCTGAAATTGAGAAGCGACTGGCCGACAAGCCGGAACTGGCGAAGAAGCTGATTTCAAGTGACCGCAAGCAGGCCTTCATCAACATCAAGCTGCGCCCCTTCCCTGAAGATTCCGTGTGGAAGGCCGAAGGCGAAGCGAAGGGCGAAAAAGCAGAAGCGCCCGACATGCAGACGGGCCGCGAAACGGCTGAAATCATCGCGAAGGAAAAGTATGCACCGCTGAACCCGCGTGCAACAGGCATGCCTTACTTGAGCTTCGAGAAAATGACCTACATCGGTCAGGAAATGGGCCGCATTTTCATCATGACGATTCTCTGCGCCATCATCGTGATGTTCTTGGTGACGCGTTCGCTGCGCGGAATCGTCTCTCCGTTGATTACGACATTTGCTGGCGTCATTATGACTTTCGGTCTAGTGGGTTACCTTGGCCTTTATATGGACGTAACCAACATCATGGTGCCCGTGATTTTGGCGTTCGCCGTTTCGATTGCATACAACATTCACATCAATTCTTTCTTCCGCAAGAACATGATGCTTACGGGCAAACGCAAGGAATCGGTGCTTTACGCCATGCGTGAAACGGGCTGGTCGGTGCTGTTCTCTGGCCTTACCACCATCGTGGCGTTGCTCTCGTTCCTGTCCGTGATGCTTAAGCCCATTCGCTCTGTGGGCATTCTCTCGTCGATTGCGATTGCATTCATTCTGCTTGTAGCACTGACGGTTTCGCCGATTCTCTTGAGCTTCGGTAAAGACAAGAAGCCGAACGCCAAGGTGCTTGAACGCGGCGACACGCGCATGGGACTCATTCTTGATTCTATCGGCAAGTTCGTACTCGGTCACGGCAAGCCGATTGCGATTGTATTCGCCATCGTAACTGCAATTTCTGCTTTCGGGCTCACCAAGATAGAACCCGCCTTTGACGTGGAACGCACCATGGGCCGCAAGGTCGAATACGTGAACAAGATGCTCTACGTGGCAGAATCGGAAATCGGAAGTTTCTATTCGTACGACCTGGTGATTGACTTTGGTACAAACGACAAAGCCAAGGAAGTCGAGAATCTGAAAAAGCTCGAACAGTTGCAGGATCATGCCGGCAAGTACCCGCTCACCAAGCGTTCCACCTCCATTCTTGACATCGTCAAGGATTTGGACCGCACGCTGAACGAAAACCGTCAGGAAAAATACGCCATTCCCGAAACCGAAGAAGAAGTCGCTCAGTTGCTTTTGCTCTACGAAAACGCGGGCGGCAGCGAAGCGAGCTACTGGATGGATTACGATTACAAGAAGCTCCGCCTGATGATTGAAATTTCGAGCTACAACTCCAACGAACTCCAGAAGGAAATCGAGGACTTGCAGAATTTCGCACGCAAGCTTTACCCGGACGCAAAAGTGACTGCCGTGGGCAACTTGCCGCAGTTCACCGCCATGCAGCAGTACCTGGAAGTCGGCCAGATGACATCGTTCCTGATTTCTGTAGTCATCGTGGCTGTCCTTTTGATGATCGTTTTCGGCAGCATTCGCACGGGCCTTATCGGCATGATTCCGAACATCGCTCCGGGTATTTTCGTGGGCGGCTACCTCGGACTCACGGACATTCCGCTTGACATGATGACCGCGACGCTCATCCCGATGATTATCGGCCTTTCCGTTGACGATACGATTCACTTTATCAACCACGGGCATGTAGAATTTGACCGTACCCACGATTACCGCGAATCGATTCTCAACGTATTCCGCACGGCAGGCCCGGCCCTCGTGATGACGTCGATTATCATGGTGGCGACCTTTGCGGGCTTTACCACCTCGGCCGCAACGCAGATGTTCAACTTCGGCTTCGTGGTGTTTATCGGCCTTGTCTCGGCATTGCTCGCCGACCTGTTCGTAACACCGCTTTTGATTAAGAAATTCAAGATTTTTGGAAAATAG
- a CDS encoding FeoA family protein encodes MKNAEFVDRLSLAEMGENRCGTVAQIEGDSRFISRIVSIGLTPGSAFTLLKNDGRSPVLVFCRDTVIAVNHKECSQIFVKVES; translated from the coding sequence ATGAAAAACGCTGAATTTGTTGACCGTTTGAGTCTCGCCGAAATGGGCGAAAACCGTTGCGGGACGGTCGCCCAGATCGAGGGCGATTCCCGCTTTATTTCAAGAATCGTTTCCATCGGGCTTACACCGGGTTCCGCCTTTACGCTCCTCAAGAATGACGGGCGCTCGCCGGTGCTCGTTTTTTGCCGCGATACGGTTATCGCTGTCAACCATAAAGAATGTTCACAGATTTTTGTCAAGGTAGAATCGTAA
- the feoB gene encoding ferrous iron transport protein B — translation MSEIKTIALLGQPNSGKSTLFNNLTGLHQRVGNWPGKTVEQAEGSFVFDGVTYKVVDLPGSYGLSANSEEEVVTRDYIQSGKADLVCILVDASQLERSLYMLADFVGIRMPVMLVLNMMDVAEAAGKKIDVAAIEKRLGVPVLGFSAAETERYPEFFKKMVSAIKTPVCLDSGSLREELVGGGELAEKTDSLISRIEAALGDFEYGVCEKIWIVEKLLEKDKLICGVVNEMLPFARKNAIDAILDSEEGRDGGILTGEAKYRWVSKIVRESATPKSIEKVFSKWDRIATHHIKGKFFAFGIMVVSLIACMILAFPGMGIGFGMQPVLQSLVERVGNALGVWPVVISFINLVLVGGTCITICMTSFIFAIIFVFRILEEIGYMARFSYAFDNWLSRLGLQGKAIMPLFSGIGCTAGAVCGTRVLDTRGQRLLALVLLWAIPCGSKVAVVLFLASTFFGSAAPLFGIGYVALIFASFYLSSRLFGKKLVPQNERVGMIMELPPYHKPHWKMIAAMVGRSTWGIFKKALKMILMVAALFWALSYAGDGNVENTLLYKIGNAIEPVTMFFGMRWELFVSYLGGMFSKEASLGIMSTLFNLTGEAFSLVTRVAASENLGEALASTITKPEALAFLFASMFNVPCVLAMGTTYREAGSFKWLATIMGYYLALSLGLAFVGYHIGLLIF, via the coding sequence ATGAGCGAAATCAAGACTATTGCTTTGCTCGGACAGCCCAATTCCGGTAAATCGACACTTTTTAACAACCTTACGGGACTTCACCAGCGCGTGGGCAACTGGCCCGGCAAAACGGTGGAACAGGCCGAAGGTTCTTTTGTTTTTGATGGTGTTACGTACAAGGTGGTTGACCTTCCGGGTAGTTACGGCCTTTCGGCGAACTCCGAAGAAGAAGTCGTTACCCGCGACTATATTCAGAGCGGCAAGGCGGACCTCGTGTGCATTCTGGTGGATGCTTCGCAGCTGGAACGCAGCCTTTACATGCTGGCGGATTTTGTGGGCATTCGTATGCCGGTGATGTTGGTGCTCAACATGATGGATGTGGCTGAAGCGGCGGGCAAGAAAATTGATGTGGCTGCGATTGAAAAGCGCCTCGGCGTTCCGGTGCTCGGTTTCAGCGCGGCCGAAACGGAACGTTATCCTGAATTTTTCAAGAAGATGGTTTCGGCCATCAAGACGCCTGTTTGCCTTGATAGCGGGAGCCTGCGCGAGGAACTCGTTGGCGGGGGAGAGCTTGCTGAAAAAACGGATAGTCTCATTAGCCGCATCGAAGCGGCTTTAGGCGATTTTGAATACGGTGTATGTGAAAAAATCTGGATTGTGGAAAAACTCCTCGAAAAAGACAAGCTCATTTGCGGTGTCGTGAATGAAATGCTTCCGTTCGCTAGGAAGAATGCGATTGATGCAATCCTCGATAGCGAAGAAGGGCGTGACGGTGGTATTCTTACTGGTGAAGCCAAGTATCGCTGGGTTTCAAAGATTGTGCGTGAATCGGCGACGCCCAAGTCCATCGAGAAAGTCTTTAGCAAGTGGGACCGCATTGCCACGCACCATATCAAGGGCAAGTTCTTTGCATTCGGCATCATGGTTGTGTCGCTGATTGCGTGTATGATTCTCGCGTTCCCCGGAATGGGAATCGGTTTTGGAATGCAGCCTGTATTGCAGTCGCTCGTAGAACGTGTTGGCAACGCGCTTGGCGTCTGGCCTGTGGTGATTTCGTTCATCAATCTGGTGCTCGTCGGTGGAACTTGCATCACGATTTGTATGACGAGTTTCATTTTCGCCATCATTTTCGTATTCCGCATTCTCGAAGAAATCGGCTACATGGCGCGTTTCTCGTATGCGTTCGACAACTGGCTTTCGCGCCTGGGCCTGCAGGGTAAGGCGATTATGCCGCTGTTCTCTGGAATTGGATGCACGGCGGGTGCAGTTTGCGGTACGCGCGTGCTTGATACTCGCGGACAACGCCTGCTTGCGCTCGTTTTGTTGTGGGCGATTCCGTGCGGGAGCAAGGTGGCAGTGGTGCTGTTCCTGGCGTCGACTTTCTTCGGGTCGGCCGCACCGCTGTTCGGCATCGGCTACGTGGCACTGATTTTCGCCAGTTTCTACCTGTCTTCGCGCCTGTTCGGTAAAAAGCTTGTCCCGCAGAATGAACGCGTGGGCATGATTATGGAACTGCCGCCGTATCACAAGCCGCATTGGAAGATGATCGCTGCGATGGTGGGGCGCAGCACCTGGGGAATTTTCAAGAAGGCGTTGAAGATGATCCTGATGGTGGCGGCTCTTTTCTGGGCGCTCTCTTACGCAGGCGACGGGAATGTGGAAAATACGCTCCTGTACAAGATAGGCAATGCGATTGAGCCGGTAACGATGTTCTTCGGAATGCGCTGGGAATTGTTCGTCTCTTACTTGGGCGGTATGTTCAGTAAGGAAGCTTCGCTCGGTATCATGAGCACGCTCTTCAACCTCACTGGAGAGGCGTTCTCGCTGGTGACCCGCGTGGCTGCAAGCGAAAACTTGGGCGAGGCACTTGCAAGTACCATCACCAAGCCCGAAGCGCTCGCGTTCCTGTTTGCGTCGATGTTCAATGTTCCCTGCGTGCTGGCGATGGGCACGACCTACCGCGAGGCAGGCTCGTTCAAGTGGCTAGCAACCATCATGGGTTACTATCTCGCCCTTTCGCTTGGGCTTGCCTTTGTCGGCTACCACATCGGATTGCTGATTTTCTAA
- a CDS encoding ZIP family metal transporter: MNEPILQIAQGLAIPFLGTVFGAACVFFMKKQMGQNLKRGLLSFAAGVMVAASVWSLLLPAISASESMGKLAFIPATVGFWAGILFLFVLDKITPHLHLGSATPEGPKAKLKRTTMLTLAVTLHNLPEGMAVGIVFAGWLSGNVAITLSGAFALAIGIAIQNFPEGAVVSLPLRAEGASRKKAFALGALSGAVEPVGALITLLAAEALSPFMPYLLSLAAGAMIYVVIEEMLPEVSEGEHFDAGTILFAVGFTLMMVLDSAL; the protein is encoded by the coding sequence ATGAACGAGCCCATATTACAAATTGCCCAAGGTCTTGCCATCCCGTTCTTAGGGACGGTTTTCGGAGCCGCCTGCGTATTCTTTATGAAAAAGCAGATGGGGCAAAATCTCAAGCGGGGTCTTCTCTCTTTTGCGGCGGGCGTCATGGTGGCGGCCTCCGTCTGGAGCCTACTTTTGCCCGCCATCAGCGCCAGCGAATCCATGGGAAAACTGGCGTTCATCCCGGCGACGGTCGGATTCTGGGCAGGCATTTTGTTCCTGTTTGTTTTGGATAAAATAACACCTCACTTGCATTTGGGCAGCGCCACGCCCGAAGGCCCCAAGGCAAAACTCAAGCGCACGACCATGCTTACGCTGGCGGTAACTTTGCACAACTTGCCCGAGGGAATGGCCGTCGGCATCGTTTTCGCAGGCTGGCTTTCTGGGAATGTCGCCATCACGCTTTCGGGTGCGTTTGCGCTTGCCATAGGCATCGCCATCCAGAATTTCCCTGAAGGGGCGGTGGTTTCGCTCCCGCTCCGTGCCGAAGGGGCTTCCCGCAAAAAGGCTTTCGCACTTGGCGCGCTTTCCGGAGCGGTAGAACCCGTAGGGGCCTTAATCACGCTGCTTGCGGCTGAGGCGCTCTCGCCGTTCATGCCCTACTTGCTCTCGCTTGCGGCGGGCGCCATGATTTATGTTGTCATCGAAGAAATGCTCCCCGAAGTCAGCGAAGGAGAGCATTTTGACGCGGGCACCATCCTTTTTGCCGTGGGTTTCACGCTCATGATGGTGCTCGACAGCGCGCTATAA